The DNA window AAAAAAGTATATTTGTAACTTTGGGTGTCTTCAGACAGCTACActagttttaaaacttttctccttCAGACACTAGAGCAATACCAAGTATGTGAAATTGCCTGGCAGGAGGAAGTTCAATAACACACAAAATACAAGTCTTCGTTACGGTGTTCATAAAGCATTCCAGAAACCAGCAATGTTGTAATTCAGCCCTTATTTTTGTTAACCTGATAGCCAACACAAGTAAAAAGCAGCATCTGAGTAAAGTTGAAATGCCGGAATATCTACCAAAATCCTAAAGACATATAATCTAAAAGTTTTTAGGCAATCTAAAGTCAGTGATCTCTTACACTGTGAAAGAGAGGTTTCTGATAACCAACTTAGCATGATGAAAAGTTATCTTTTCAACCCTCGAATAACCAAACCTTTAGAAGAATATGTTCTCAGGGGACTTTTTTCGAAAACAGAGAGAGCTGTGGAGCTGTGGTGTTTGGCATGTGctaaaagtccttttttttttttttttttttttttttttttttaaaaagatgaatgtTTTTGCATCCTTACCTTTTCACTGAAACACTCAAGCAAGTCTTGGACATACCCTCGCATTTCTTGCAAAAACTTATACTGTTCACCAATACCCCCAGAAGACCCTTCTAATCTTTCAATTGCCTTGGTAGAATCCTCTCGGCTTTGCTGATGTTTCTCATATTGCTGCCGATTAGCTTTGTGCAATTCTTTCATAGAGTCCAACCTGAAGGGCAATGGATAAATAGCAAATTTACATCCAAAAGTCTGTATATTTCAGACCATTGAGATATTAAACAGACAGTGCAAGTACCAAGTCTATATATGGGAAATACTGCAAAGACATATTCTTTAACTTTCATTTGtcactttcttcccctctctacATAAATAGCAAGGCTACAGGTTTAAATTAATTGCTAGACTATGCGGAGTGCATTGCACTGCCCACTCCCACAATTTTTACAGGAGTTGATAGCACTTAGAATAGTGCAAGGCTGGCCCTGaaggaaaactggaaggaaagGTTTTGGCAGGGGGATGGTGATGGTGAGAACTATAGCTTATACAAAGCAGTCTTACTACTCTAGTAACTTGATTCACTGTCAAAGGCTGTAACACTACAAGGAGCATACAAACCAATTTTGAGGACATGAAAAGTGCAAGTTATTAATTACAAATGATTTCTCACTGCAATTGGGTTGTTCATTCAATAGGACCTTTTGTGTACCTGACAAGCAGATTATAGtgtttaaaccaaaaaaacccctgtatacaccaaaatttaaattctttatcTACTGAAGGGGAAAAATCTGATTCACAGTTTAAAAGAATGCAACTTGACAAGCTAAACACCCCGCTGGCCTTTCAATTCTTGACTACAAGACTGTGCAGTGTCCAGAAGATGCAACTCAGACCTGTCTTCAACAAGATCAATGGCCTCATATTTAAAGCTTCACTTCCAGAGAAGCAATCCAAGGAGATTTTCGAACAAAGTGTCAATGTCATCTTCACTTTgagctttttttgtttgcctttttttttttttttaaatggatgtgcCAGTCAGTACTTTTCCAGCGATGAAACTCTGTTTGCTCACCGAGACTAAAAGACGCCTGAGGAACAGAAAGCTAGGGGACAGGTCTTTAAGTCTAAAAAGATGGTCTGTCCTACCTGTCTTTAAGCTGTTTCTTTACCAAATCAATAGTAACAGGAGTCATCTCATTACTGGGAGTTTTGAAAGGAACTGTATTATCTGTTTTTTGAGACTTGGTTTCCGATGATCCATATGCAGCGTAAGTGTATGGAATGCCATATGATGAACCATAAGACAGTGTCTGGTAAGTGTTCTGGTAGTACAGATTATTCACTTCAGCAGGCTGACTTGGTTGAACCTAATGGCAGAGGAAATGCAATTGTACTATATTAGactttcaagaaaggaaaaatttcttttctttcacatctCAAATGTTATAAGTGAAAAATGTAAGCAGGTACATTTGCAAAATGTACTTATCAACTGGGTTTAAGTGTAGAACTTCCAACACCTAAGGTGGAAGAAACAAATTCCCTCAGAAGCACCTTCTTAAAAGGACAAACTCTTAGTATCATTataattctaaatatttatacTTATAACAAGTTATTACGTGACAATTTTAACCAGCCTATAACTCCTACAATAACCAAGTGTTTGCGACTATATTAAATTTTGCTAAGACTATTTAACAGAATGACATAGGTTCTTAGAGACAGTGTGTTTGGTTGTGATTTTgctgaaatgtgtttaaaaaaacaactactCTCTTCAGCCCAGCAGCAACTTCATTATGAATGCACAGGTAACAGATGGTACAACCTGCTACAAATTCCAACTCTACACTGCAACAGAAGATacagaaacaacaaagaaacacacACCTCACATAGACTATACAAACCTAATGATAAAGAAGAGCAGAGGTCTCTTCAAAGTGTCATTATCCTAGCTCTGTTTTAAGTTGCAAATAAATGCTGGTTAACAGCACCATAATCAGTATTTACCCAGAACAGAAACTAATGAAACCGATATCACTGGATACTTAAAATCTGACCTCTCATTTCTCTTTAAAGAATATCAGAAGTTGCATACTAAATTTCTCAGATGAAACAGCCTTCTGTAAACTACTCAAGTTTGTAATGGATTTAGCCAATATAagcagaaacaaaccaaaaagagttCACAACTAAATACATGCCTGAGGTATGTTGATTCCTTTCCGTATCTGTTCTTGCTCCCATCTACTGAGTTCTTCATCTTGCTCCCCTGCCACCAGTGCTTCATCATCACTTCCCTCAATACCTTAATACAAGTAAAACAGATAGGTAACAAAAAGGAGAAGATAATGTATTCAAAGTAAGGGCCATGAGTTCAAAAACCTGAGACACCATGCTTCAGTGGGAACATCTCAGTGCatcctcctttcctcttcataAGGAATTAAGGATGCTAGCCTGTGTATTATTATTACAGAGGTTCCACTTAAAAAATCCAATGGGTAAATTTGCAATTCATTGCTGGTAAAACCCTGTAATGTTAAAATTCTATATATCTTACTAATTCTCCAAGAGGTTATTTTACCTGCTTATCAGCAAGAAGAATGCTAAATCAAAGAactaatgtttttccttttcacaacTCTATACTTCCTAAAAAACAAAGTACAAGAACAACACTAATTGAACCTTAGTGTAAGTCTCTACCAGATTCAGTAGAGTTGTGTGCTTCTAAGCACAGGAACATAGTTGGTGGTCAAAATTTTACACAGATTCCATTATGCAGTACTTTTCCTTCAAAATGGAATACAAGTCCAGATTCACGCCTGTTTGAAAAacatgttatttaaaaatgttgaatGGGAGCACTTGCAGTGAAAACAGTGCGAACGTTTATCAGCTGTCCTTCTAAAAAGGTTTTACCTATTTCCTCAGCAATCTTTTGCCTTTGGGATTTTTCCTTCACTGTAAAAACTATTCTCCTCTTCTcgtcatcatcttcatcatcactgGCATCATTTTCATCTTCTCGAACAAGGCGGCCTTTACCTGGTTCACTGTCAACGGGGGTAAAGTCTCCAAGTTCACGAGCCATTTGACGCTTTTTCCTAGCGGCATGAATAAAAGCAGCATCTGGAATTTCTCCTAGAGATAGATATTTGCACCGTTAAACAACCACTGCAACTAAATAGGTATTACGACTTCTTATTACTCATCTCTGCCACCCTACCAAATCATCtttgtgaacagaaaaaaatgtgagaggaaaaaaatccagaaacagaaacatttgcaAGCAACTTATAAGCTGCACATGCAAACTTTCTGACCAGAAACCCTCAAGGCTGGGATCTTTCCCAAAAAGTCTGGCTCTGCTTCCAGCAGCTCATGTACTGTAAGCGGAGGAGCCTGATGTTCCTATGGGAAATATTCCTAAAGAAACAGCAGCCCTTTACAGGAGCTGACTATtgcaaaaggaggaagaaagcaaggtTCTTGACTGTATCACTTCCTGTCCTGATATTGCTCACAACTCTTCTTATTTTGGGGGAACAAAAAACATCGGCCATTTCAAAAGATGACGACAGCTCAGAGATTAAGAGGACACCAAACTGGACAAAGCTAATATGAGAAGACTGTACAATCGAGGGGAAACACGAAAAGCAGACCTAATGAAAAAATCTAAAATTCCTAACACAAAATTAATGCAACTTACAAAACTCATATAAAGAATGGTcccccaaaataaattttttgaaaCATGAACAATTTTTACCACTACTTTGATTAGGCATGCACAAAAGGTTAAATTTCAGATTCTCTTCATACTTGACATGAGATACTCTATTCAAGCCAGCAATATCTTTACAGATGCAATAACATACATATTGCAATACTTTGCAAATACCCCTAAAAGGAAAAATGATTTGGGAGTCAACTCGGAAATTCTTTTTCCCTTGAAATATGGCCAAGTCTGCGGACCCAGGACATCTGATTTCTACTTGGGGAGCAGGCAATCAAGTGTTAGCTAACAATTAGTAAATTagtttcaaaaatactttctcagACTGATTTCTTTGGCCTCAGGGCCTGACTAGAACCTCATTAGACAAAATGAGATAGGAAAACATTTGAGACACCTTGCACACCAGTAACTGAGACATTCAAACCAAAGACAGAATTTTAAGTGAAAGCAGTTAAAGTTCATGTTAAGTCACCTATTCCAAATCTAGATTTTCTTACAGTTTGTCATCACTTTGAGAGACAAATTCCTGCTTTTGACTGATATCAAGATGTTAGCATTCTGTAGTAAAGCATTGTCTCTCATAAGGCTTGTAAAATTGAACAGCTTTGGAAAATAGCAGTTTCCTGAATTCTCAGATGCCGGATATATTGCTGGAAAATATTTCCTAATCTCTCAAATGCATTACTCTGCTGTAAATGCTAGCTAAACCATTTGTTAACATATCAGACATTACAATAACGAACCTGGGCGGAGAACATTCAGTGATGACAGAGCACTTGAAAAAGCCCCACCagcttttggtttttcttcttccttctcactttcaacttccatttcttcttcaccATGCTCACTGTTTGCAGTCCCATCTTCTTGACCTATATCCTTAAGCTGTCCTGTCTTTTCTAGCGGTGGATCGACTGGTAAGACAACAAAGCCCATGTTTTACTCTTTTTATAAAGATCActtggatgtatttttttaaggtctaaaaaccaaaagtaaaaatcaaatgaaaatgttaaatgatAATTTTATTCTGATATCTAGTGAAATACACCTTCTTAATTGTGATTAAGTCACTGACATCCTCTCAAAATAAAATTTGACAAAGCAGACAGCCCAACAACCACTAAAAATTCTACACATGGCCAAGTATTAAAGAAGTGAGGGAACTCGGTAATTAAGATCATGTGCGCAATCTTCACATAGCCTCTTACGTATGTAATTAAAAAGCACTACCTGTCTTACACCAAATCTTTCCACAATAACAGACTCATTTCAAAAGAACCCCTTCACTTTCCTCTTGGGCTGGGTGCAACATTATCCTACATTAGGTGGGTAACATACAGATACAGGCAGTGGGTACAAGTATTATGTCAGAAAATGCATGTTAAATCCAGTTACCCAAGCCAAGCTGCACGTATCTGAGTTTTTAGACTTTAACATTTGTTTAAAGAATCCAGACTACTGACTCAGTAGCAGCCATGAACTCTTTGCACTGTAACCAAACCAACTACAGAGACTGAAaaacagacaaacagaaaatgaGCACACACTAGCCatgtgcaaaatgcaattttttaaggATCTTTGTGACAAAACCAAGAATTAAGATCCAGGTTTCCACAGATTCCCTGAACATTAGCCACAAAAATGATAACTTCTGGTTTTGCTCATGCCCCATACCACTGCATAGGCAACTTAAAAGATTCTACTAAGAAAGAatctttaagatttttaaaagactaatTTAATTAACTTAAAAAAGGGTAATCTTCTGCATGGGACCATGTTCAACTCTCATACACTCCAGCTATACCATTGCAATCTTTAGATCATAAGCCTCTCGGCTTGTATCCATAGGATTGTAGCTTATTACTCCACATAAAAACTTAAGTGGAAAAGGAATCATTATGCTTTACCAGTGAGCTTCCCAAAAGCCAATAGCAGAAGCACAATGAAATTGAAATCCCAGGCTCTATTCTAAGCTCTGGAGGACCATACATTGCTAAAAGATCCTTCTGCTCCAACACTTTCATCCTGTCATCTTAATCATCAAGTCTACTCTAAGGTCCAAGTCCTGAAACAGGCAGCTGTTGAATAATTTACTTAATAACAAACACCACCACTCTGCTCACCCCACAGTCTTCCTTTTCGAAAAGATGCATCTTGTCATATAGGCACCAGACACCCTTCTAATTTAATTCCTTCCTAATTCAATAGGAAGAAACTCATCTGACATTAACAGGGCTGAAATACAGAAACTACTGAGGTCTACTGACAACTGTATACATAGCTGAGAAATTTCATCCTTCTACATTCATTTCCACATGAGAGAGAATCAAAGAACTCTCTACCAGCTTCAGAACAGCATTTGTAAGGTTCACATGAACACATTTAATGTGTGCTTTAGTTCAGTTCTAAATGCTAAATTCTCTAAAAAGAGTAGCAATTCATCGTGAAAACAAGTAATTTGTATTTACAATACTTAATCTTTTCCATTACAAAAGTTACTGTTAGTTTTGCAGTTACCATCTGTTGGAGAATTGACCTCTGTTCTGACTTTTGATTTTTCAAGATCTTCTTTGTATTCTTTCTTCAGTTGTTTTACAATCTTTTTGCTGTAGCTTGATTTCTTCACTTtaaaaacctcttcagtttctttaaaagaaaagttggAAAACATTACATTAGACCTGCCAAGAAGTATACTTACCTATTAAACCTCTTAATTTTGTACCTAGAAATTAATAAATGCCACTAACAACGTAATTTAATGTGACTTTACATTTGCACTATTGCAACAAAACCAGTCCCATATCCTTTCCTTTCATGTGGAGTCATgtctacctcctctttttgcgGTCATTTTCAAGGGCATTCATCCCGTTCACAGCACAGTCACAGAAAAGCAAGGCAGAAGTTACACAGAAGTGTACACACATGGCCTGCTTCTATCTGACTGTAGTAatctttttctaaacaaacaaacaaacaaaaaaatccagctgatCCTTCACTGTGACCGtgaatttggaagaaaacaacACGAAGCCCCAACATTTTGGGTCAACAGACTTTTCACAGCCACGTATATACACAACTCGTGAGTAAGGGAACGGCTGGTTTCGGTTGTACTACTAGTTCAAATGCCTGCAGCACTACAACCTACCAAAAGGTATGCAATAAGTTAAAGAACTAAACTGCACAGAAAAAATGGAAGCTTGATGTAGGAAATCCACAAGTGATTGGTCgggtttttttaagtctataTTGTAATTCCATGTTTCCGGTGTTTCTGTCAAGATTTCAAATCACTAGTCTTAGAATCCAAGTTCCAGGGATTACAAGAGAACTCCTTCTAAGAAAATTCAAAATGCATACTAAGTCTCCTGCTGACAAAAGGTATCATAAAAATAAGCTCCCCATTTTATTCATCCTGAACTTGTGGGATGCAACAAACTCTGGAGTTTGAGGAGTGTTTTTTGATAGttttttgaacattttaaatACGTAATAACTATTATCCATAATCAGATTATCCGAGTGTTAATGGACCGACTCATGAGTGCAACACCTGCTGGAATCCAGCAGAATTATTAGCTGaagcactgtacaaacacaaTTATGCTATTTCTCCAAAAGCTGAAAAGCATCCAGAAACCGCTCAACTACTTTTCCCACTATTTGTGAAGGTTAATCTAATAAACCTTGTGGGTGGCTAGATGAACTAACTCTGCAACAGAGCACCAGTGGCTTCACATGGGAGTTTGCTAGGACAGCAGGCAGTCCGACGTGAGCTGTGAACACCAGCCACATCGGATGAAAACAAACTCAACACAAAGCCACGGGAAAGACGCCCCTCAACCTGCTGGGCCTAGTACCCGCTACTACTGCACAAACTCGGGTCAGGCTAAAGCCCGCACCCTGACCGGCAAGCCACCCACCTGCAGCGAGCGCAACAGCCAGGCACCAGCAACACAGAAGCAGGGGCAATCAACCCCCCCAAACCGGAATTAAACCCGCGGGACATCACCCCGGTGCTGGGAGCACGCTGGCCCCGCAGGAGCCGGGTCGGGCCCGGGAAGGGAGCGGGGCCGAAGCGGCTGCCGATGGGACGCTGCCCGCCCGTGCACCCctggcccccccgccccgcgcccccagCGCTCTCCCCCTCTCGTACGACCCCTCGTCAGCCCCACGTCACGCGGGGCAACCCGACCGCCTTCACGAACACACAGAACAAGGGTCCCGGCTCTCCTGGGGGACGAGGGGTGCGCAGACGACGGGCGGAGGCCCGGTGCGGGCTGACCCGGCTCCGGCTCCCTTCCACCCCCGCAGGCAGCGAGCCAAAGGCCGCGCGGCCCCGGTGCCCGCCGGCGGGCAGTCCCCCGCCTCACCCTCCTCCTCGTCCTGGAAGCTGAGCAGGCTGGCCCTCGGCACTTCTTTGTTCTCCCGCGGCCGCTTCTTCTCTTTGGGGCGCCCGGCGCCCGGCAGCCCgttgccctgctgctgctgctgcggcggcggcggcggcggggggggcaggaGAGAGGGCGCCGGCAGAGCCCCCAGGCCTGCCCTGTCGCCTCCCACCAAGCCCAGCCCCAAGCCGAGAGCCGCGCCGTAGCCCGCGGCGCAGGCGAAGGCCGCGGGGCTGCCGGGCAGGGCGAGGGGCACgcagccggcgggcagcggcaggAGCCCGGGGCCCGCCGCCAGCGCCATGGAGGCCTCGCCGggcccttccccccccgccccggccgccggcgCCGGCTCCTGAGGCGGCTCCTCGTCGcgctcctcgtcctcctcctccgagTCGTTCCGCTTCCGCACGTTCACCCTCCGCGCCTTGCGGAACATCCCGCCGGGCACCGaccccccgcgccgcgccgctccggtACCGCCCGCTCCCGCCACCCC is part of the Accipiter gentilis chromosome 32, bAccGen1.1, whole genome shotgun sequence genome and encodes:
- the PAXBP1 gene encoding PAX3- and PAX7-binding protein 1 isoform X2; protein product: MFRKARRVNVRKRNDSEEEDEERDEEPPQEPAPAAGAGGEGPGEASMALAAGPGLLPLPAGCVPLALPGSPAAFACAAGYGAALGLGLGLVGGDRAGLGALPAPSLLPPPPPPPPQQQQQGNGLPGAGRPKEKKRPRENKEVPRASLLSFQDEEEETEEVFKVKKSSYSKKIVKQLKKEYKEDLEKSKVRTEVNSPTDVDPPLEKTGQLKDIGQEDGTANSEHGEEEMEVESEKEEEKPKAGGAFSSALSSLNVLRPGEIPDAAFIHAARKKRQMARELGDFTPVDSEPGIEGSDDEALVAGEQDEELSRWEQEQIRKGINIPQVQPSQPAEVNNLYYQNTYQTLSYGSSYGIPYTYAAYGSSETKSQKTDNTVPFKTPSNEMTPVTIDLVKKQLKDRLDSMKELHKANRQQYEKHQQSREDSTKAIERLEGSSGGIGEQYKFLQEMRGYVQDLLECFSEKVPLINELESAMHQLYKQRASRLVQRRQDDIKDESSEFSSHSNKALMAPNLESFGRDRVIYQEQVKRRTAEREARRARRRQAREQTGKMADHLEGLSSDDEETSTDITNFNMERDRILKESSKVFEDVLESFYSIDCIKSQFEAWRSKYFASYKDAYIGLCLPKLFNPLIRLQLLIWTPLEGKCRDFETMLWFESLLFYGCEEQEQVKDDADISLLPTIVERVVLPKLTVISENIWDPFSTTQTSRMVAIVQKLVDGYPSVVNAENKNTQMLLKALLLRMRRTLDDDVFMPLYPKNILENKNSGPYLFFQRQFWSSVKLLGNFLQWYGILSNKTLQELSIDGLLNRYILMAFQNSEYGEDSIKKAQSVIACFPKQWFANLKGDKTISQLENFCRYLVHLADTIYRNSIGCSDVEKRNAREHIKQIIKLLASIRALDHAVTVANDHNVKELKILIEGK
- the PAXBP1 gene encoding PAX3- and PAX7-binding protein 1 isoform X1, producing the protein MFRKARRVNVRKRNDSEEEDEERDEEPPQEPAPAAGAGGEGPGEASMALAAGPGLLPLPAGCVPLALPGSPAAFACAAGYGAALGLGLGLVGGDRAGLGALPAPSLLPPPPPPPPQQQQQGNGLPGAGRPKEKKRPRENKEVPRASLLSFQDEEEETEEVFKVKKSSYSKKIVKQLKKEYKEDLEKSKVRTEVNSPTDVDPPLEKTGQLKDIGQEDGTANSEHGEEEMEVESEKEEEKPKAGGAFSSALSSLNVLRPGEIPDAAFIHAARKKRQMARELGDFTPVDSEPGKGRLVREDENDASDDEDDDEKRRIVFTVKEKSQRQKIAEEIGIEGSDDEALVAGEQDEELSRWEQEQIRKGINIPQVQPSQPAEVNNLYYQNTYQTLSYGSSYGIPYTYAAYGSSETKSQKTDNTVPFKTPSNEMTPVTIDLVKKQLKDRLDSMKELHKANRQQYEKHQQSREDSTKAIERLEGSSGGIGEQYKFLQEMRGYVQDLLECFSEKVPLINELESAMHQLYKQRASRLVQRRQDDIKDESSEFSSHSNKALMAPNLESFGRDRVIYQEQVKRRTAEREARRARRRQAREQTGKMADHLEGLSSDDEETSTDITNFNMERDRILKESSKVFEDVLESFYSIDCIKSQFEAWRSKYFASYKDAYIGLCLPKLFNPLIRLQLLIWTPLEGKCRDFETMLWFESLLFYGCEEQEQVKDDADISLLPTIVERVVLPKLTVISENIWDPFSTTQTSRMVAIVQKLVDGYPSVVNAENKNTQMLLKALLLRMRRTLDDDVFMPLYPKNILENKNSGPYLFFQRQFWSSVKLLGNFLQWYGILSNKTLQELSIDGLLNRYILMAFQNSEYGEDSIKKAQSVIACFPKQWFANLKGDKTISQLENFCRYLVHLADTIYRNSIGCSDVEKRNAREHIKQIIKLLASIRALDHAVTVANDHNVKELKILIEGK